A DNA window from Bombus vancouverensis nearcticus chromosome 6, iyBomVanc1_principal, whole genome shotgun sequence contains the following coding sequences:
- the Set gene encoding NAP domain-containing protein SET isoform X2: MASPNKKAKELEDPGSGEGVESRDYDIEIQKTLEEIDGCQNQIDGLNEKASDEILEVEKKYNKLRKPYFQKRNDIIKRIPNFWVTAFVNNKEIAEILEEDEEDALRFLNKLEVEEFEDIKSGYRINFHFDENPYFENDVLTKEFHLGSSASQSTPIRWKEGADLTKRAKTKAPLKGRKRPLKHRSFFDWFTDHGDPSSDEIAELIKDDMWPNPLQYYLAPDMDVENGIEGDGEDCDTEEEEEEEDGGADEGDEAGEGEEGDDSIVVVEDDVDEDDEEEEAVNDEDDGVNEEDDLLVDDEVDREDGEGEEPE; encoded by the exons ATGGCTTCGCCGAACAAGAAAGCCAAGGAATTAGAGGATCCAGGTTCGGGGGAGGGTGTTGAATCACGCGATTACGACATTGAAATACAAAAGACACTCGAAGAGATTGACGGGTGTCAGAATCAAATCGATGGCCTCAATGAGAAGGCCAGCGATGAAATCCTCGAAGTCGAGAAGAAGTATAATAAGTTGCGTAAGCCCTATTTCCAGAAACGGAATGACATTATTAAGAGGATACCCAATTTTTGGGTCACTGCT TTTGTAAACAATAAGGAAATAGCAGAAATATtggaagaagatgaagaagatgcgcttcgatttttaaataaattagaagttgaagaatttgaagatattaaatcaggttatagaattaattttcattttgatgAAAACCCATATTTTGAAAATGACGTCCTTACAAAGGAGTTTCATCTAGGTTCTTCTG CATCTCAAAGTACACCTATACGTTGGAAAGAAGGTGCAGATTTAACAAAAAGAGCAAAAACCAAAGCCCCGTTAAAAGGTCGTAAAAGGCCATTAAAACACAGGTCATTTTTTGATTGGTTTACGGATCATGGAGATCCAAGTTCAGATGAAATAGCAGAGTTAATTAAAGATGATATGTGGCCTAATCCATTACAG TATTATTTGGCACCAGATATGGATGTTGAAAATGGCATTGAAGGTGATGGTGAAGATTGCGAtacagaagaagaggaagaagaagaagatggtGGTGCGGACGAAGGTGATGAAGCAGGTGAAGGTGAGGAAGGAGATGATAGCATAGTTGTTGTCGAAGATGATGTAGATGAAGATGATGAGGAAGAAGAGGCTGTGAATGATGAAGATGATGGAGTAAACGAAGAGGATGATTTATTGGTAGATGATGAAGTGGATCGTGAAG ATGGCGAGGGAGAGGAACCAGAATAG
- the Set gene encoding NAP domain-containing protein SET isoform X1 produces MASPNKKAKELEDPGSGEGVESRDYDIEIQKTLEEIDGCQNQIDGLNEKASDEILEVEKKYNKLRKPYFQKRNDIIKRIPNFWVTAFVNNKEIAEILEEDEEDALRFLNKLEVEEFEDIKSGYRINFHFDENPYFENDVLTKEFHLGSSGDPASQSTPIRWKEGADLTKRAKTKAPLKGRKRPLKHRSFFDWFTDHGDPSSDEIAELIKDDMWPNPLQYYLAPDMDVENGIEGDGEDCDTEEEEEEEDGGADEGDEAGEGEEGDDSIVVVEDDVDEDDEEEEAVNDEDDGVNEEDDLLVDDEVDREDGEGEEPE; encoded by the exons ATGGCTTCGCCGAACAAGAAAGCCAAGGAATTAGAGGATCCAGGTTCGGGGGAGGGTGTTGAATCACGCGATTACGACATTGAAATACAAAAGACACTCGAAGAGATTGACGGGTGTCAGAATCAAATCGATGGCCTCAATGAGAAGGCCAGCGATGAAATCCTCGAAGTCGAGAAGAAGTATAATAAGTTGCGTAAGCCCTATTTCCAGAAACGGAATGACATTATTAAGAGGATACCCAATTTTTGGGTCACTGCT TTTGTAAACAATAAGGAAATAGCAGAAATATtggaagaagatgaagaagatgcgcttcgatttttaaataaattagaagttgaagaatttgaagatattaaatcaggttatagaattaattttcattttgatgAAAACCCATATTTTGAAAATGACGTCCTTACAAAGGAGTTTCATCTAGGTTCTTCTG GAGATCCAGCATCTCAAAGTACACCTATACGTTGGAAAGAAGGTGCAGATTTAACAAAAAGAGCAAAAACCAAAGCCCCGTTAAAAGGTCGTAAAAGGCCATTAAAACACAGGTCATTTTTTGATTGGTTTACGGATCATGGAGATCCAAGTTCAGATGAAATAGCAGAGTTAATTAAAGATGATATGTGGCCTAATCCATTACAG TATTATTTGGCACCAGATATGGATGTTGAAAATGGCATTGAAGGTGATGGTGAAGATTGCGAtacagaagaagaggaagaagaagaagatggtGGTGCGGACGAAGGTGATGAAGCAGGTGAAGGTGAGGAAGGAGATGATAGCATAGTTGTTGTCGAAGATGATGTAGATGAAGATGATGAGGAAGAAGAGGCTGTGAATGATGAAGATGATGGAGTAAACGAAGAGGATGATTTATTGGTAGATGATGAAGTGGATCGTGAAG ATGGCGAGGGAGAGGAACCAGAATAG
- the whd gene encoding carnitine O-palmitoyltransferase whd isoform X1, with protein sequence MAEAHSAVAFSFSITHEGWDVNFDREVLHLVWQSGIRSWKKRFFRFVNNLRSGVYPASLESLWFTIALVTAIHFAGYKVPYDLVEKAAPYLSGSSILAHLAGSFIVGLFLWLIVIYIMRYILKLLLMYKGWMYESREKRSNASRVTKLWSTLVKLFFGWHKPMLYSFQGSLPRLPLPLVENTMKRYLRSVRPLLDDKNYSRMETLANEFQRGIGVKLQRYLILKSWWATNYVSDWWEEYVYLRGRSPIMVNSNFYGIDAILMYPTHVQVARAASVIYSCLQYRRLIERQELEPILIQGLVPLCSWQYERLFNTTRVPGLETDKIVHYQDSKHIVVYHKGKYFKVLIYHKSRILQACEIEIQMQQILDDKSEPSEGEEKLAALTAGERTAWAIAREEFFSKGVNKASLDLIEKAAFIVALDDVPYVYDPEDPDKLDQYGRILLHGKGYDRWFDKSFTLCIGSNGRTGFNAEHSWADAAVMSHMWEYVISQEITNREADAPIMGSLWEYVIANDVEMGYKEDGYNKGVPEFTPPPPVRLQWDLNPKCIAAIEESNQVAQNLLNDVELRIYVHDAYGKGFMKVNSMSPDAYIQMALQLAYFRDSGKFNLTYEASMTRLFREGRTETVRPCTIESTNWVKAMESKNTTVETKYDLLMAAAKQHQKGYQDAMCGKGIDRHLFCLYVVSKYLEVDSPFLKEVLSEPWKLSTSQTPHGQTSLINLKKHPNCISAGGGFGPVADDGYGVSYIIAGENLIFFHISCKRNSPETNAARFAKQIEKALADMKNLFLERKKLQTQKNGST encoded by the exons ATGGCGGAAGCACATTCAGCTGTAGCATTTAGTTTTTCTATTACTCATGAGGGATGGGATGTTAATTTTGATAGAGAAGTTTTACATTTAGTATGGCAATCAGGTATCCGTTCTTGGAAGAAAAGATTTTTTAGATTTGTT AATAACTTGAGAAGTGGTGTATACCCTGCCTCCTTAGAAAGTTTATGGTTCACTATAGCTTTGGTAACTGCAATACATTTTGCTGGCTACAAAGTACCTTATGACCTTGTTGAAAAAGCTGCACCATATCTTTCAGG ATCTTCAATATTAGCACACTTAGCAGGATCATTTATAGTTGGGTTGTTTTTGTGGTTgatagtaatatatataatgcGATACATCTTGAAGTTATTACTTATGTACAAAGGATGGATGTATGAGTCAAGAGAAAAAAGGTCCAATGCTTCAAGAGTTACTAAGTTGTGGTCCACATTAGTGAAGTTGTTCTTTGGATGGCACAAACCAATGCTGTATAGTTTTCAAGGATCATTGCCACGACTACCATTACCTTTAGTGGAAAATACAATGAAACGG TACCTACGCAGTGTTCGACCATTACTTGACGATAAAAATTATTCTCGAATGGAGACATTGGCAAATGAGTTTCAAAGAGGCATTGGTGTGAAGCTTCAACGTTATTTGATTTTAAAATCTTGGTGGGCCActaattatgtttctgattGGTGGGAAGAATATGTTTATTTACGTGGGCGATCTCCTATCATGGTGAATTCAAACTTTTATGGTATTGATGCGATTCTTATGTATCCTACTCATGTACAAGTTGCCCGTGCTGCAAGTGTTATTTATTCGTGTCTGCAGTATCGACGACTCATTGAACGCCAAGAATTAGAACCG ATATTAATTCAAGGTTTGGTGCCTCTCTGTTCATGGCAATACGAAAGACTATTCAATACTACAAGAGTGCCAGGGCTTGAAACAgataaaattgtacattatCAGGATTCTAAACATATTGTTGTATATCACAAGGGAAAATATTTCAAGGTCCTTATTTATCACAAAAGCAGAATCCTTCAAGCTTGTGAAATTGAAAT aCAAATGCAACAAATTTTAGATGATAAATCAGAACCATCAGAAGGTGAAGAGAAATTGGCTGCATTAACAGCTGGTGAAAGAACTGCATGGGCAATAGCTAGAGAAGAATTTTTCTCAAAAGGAGTAAATAAAGCATCTTTAGATCTTATTGAAAAAGCAGCATTTATAGTTGCACTAGATGATGTACCATATGTATACGATCCA GAAGATCCAGATAAATTAGATCAATATGGTAGAATTTTATTGCATGGTAAAGGATATGACAGATGGTTCGATAAATCATTTACTTTATGTATAGGAAGTAATGGCAGA ACTGGCTTTAATGCAGAACATTCATG GGCAGATGCTGCAGTGATGTCACATATGTGGGAGTACGTGATATCTCAGGAGATCACCAATAGAGA GGCTGATGCACCTATTATGGGATCTCTATGGGAATATGTTATCGCTAATGATGTGGAAATGGG atataagGAAGATGGATATAATAAGGGAGTACCAGAGTTCACACCTCCACCTCCTGTTCGACTTCAGTGGGATTTGAATCCAAAGTGCATAGCCGCAATTGAAGAATCAAACCAA GTTGCACAGAACTTATTAAATGATGTCGAATTACGTATTTATGTACATGATGCGTACGGTAAAGGGTTTATGAAAGTTAATTCAATGTCACCAGATGCATACATACAAATGGCCTTACAGTTAGCGTATTTCCGTGATTCTggtaaatttaatttaacttaTGAAGCTTCTATGACCAGACTGTTTCGGGAAGGAAGAACAGAAACTGTGAGGCCATGTACAATTGAATCTACGAATTGGGTAAAAGCAATGGAGAGTAAAAACACAACT GTTGAGACTAAGTATGATTTATTGATGGCAGCAGCAAAACAGCATCAAAAAGGTTATCAAGATGCTATGTGCGGTAAAGGAATAGATAGACATTTATTTTGTCTATATGTAGTATCTAAATATTTAGAAGTAGACTCTCCTTTCTTAAAG GAAGTTTTAAGTGAACCATGGAAATTATCTACTTCACAAACGCCACATGGGCAAACATCATTAATAAACTTGAAAAAACATCCAAATTGTATCTCTGCAGGAGGTGGCTTTGGTCCTGTAGCTGATGATGGTTATGGCGTTTCGTATATTATTGCTGGAGAAAATcttatatttttccatatttcaTGCAAACGTAATTCTCCAGAAACA aatGCAGCTAGATTTGCAAAACAAATAGAAAAAGCATTAGCTGATATGAAGAATCTGTTTCTTGAAAGAAAAAAGCTGCAAACTCAAAAGAATGGTTCTACATAA
- the whd gene encoding carnitine O-palmitoyltransferase whd isoform X3, translated as MAEAHSAVAFSFSITHEGWDVNFDREVLHLVWQSGIRSWKKRFFRFVNNLRSGVYPASLESLWFTIALVTAIHFAGYKVPYDLVEKAAPYLSGSSILAHLAGSFIVGLFLWLIVIYIMRYILKLLLMYKGWMYESREKRSNASRVTKLWSTLVKLFFGWHKPMLYSFQGSLPRLPLPLVENTMKRYLRSVRPLLDDKNYSRMETLANEFQRGIGVKLQRYLILKSWWATNYVSDWWEEYVYLRGRSPIMVNSNFYGIDAILMYPTHVQVARAASVIYSCLQYRRLIERQELEPILIQGLVPLCSWQYERLFNTTRVPGLETDKIVHYQDSKHIVVYHKGKYFKVLIYHKSRILQACEIEIQMQQILDDKSEPSEGEEKLAALTAGERTAWAIAREEFFSKGVNKASLDLIEKAAFIVALDDVPYVYDPEDPDKLDQYGRILLHGKGYDRWFDKSFTLCIGSNGRTGFNAEHSWADAPIMGSLWEYVIANDVEMGYKEDGYNKGVPEFTPPPPVRLQWDLNPKCIAAIEESNQVAQNLLNDVELRIYVHDAYGKGFMKVNSMSPDAYIQMALQLAYFRDSGKFNLTYEASMTRLFREGRTETVRPCTIESTNWVKAMESKNTTVETKYDLLMAAAKQHQKGYQDAMCGKGIDRHLFCLYVVSKYLEVDSPFLKEVLSEPWKLSTSQTPHGQTSLINLKKHPNCISAGGGFGPVADDGYGVSYIIAGENLIFFHISCKRNSPETNAARFAKQIEKALADMKNLFLERKKLQTQKNGST; from the exons ATGGCGGAAGCACATTCAGCTGTAGCATTTAGTTTTTCTATTACTCATGAGGGATGGGATGTTAATTTTGATAGAGAAGTTTTACATTTAGTATGGCAATCAGGTATCCGTTCTTGGAAGAAAAGATTTTTTAGATTTGTT AATAACTTGAGAAGTGGTGTATACCCTGCCTCCTTAGAAAGTTTATGGTTCACTATAGCTTTGGTAACTGCAATACATTTTGCTGGCTACAAAGTACCTTATGACCTTGTTGAAAAAGCTGCACCATATCTTTCAGG ATCTTCAATATTAGCACACTTAGCAGGATCATTTATAGTTGGGTTGTTTTTGTGGTTgatagtaatatatataatgcGATACATCTTGAAGTTATTACTTATGTACAAAGGATGGATGTATGAGTCAAGAGAAAAAAGGTCCAATGCTTCAAGAGTTACTAAGTTGTGGTCCACATTAGTGAAGTTGTTCTTTGGATGGCACAAACCAATGCTGTATAGTTTTCAAGGATCATTGCCACGACTACCATTACCTTTAGTGGAAAATACAATGAAACGG TACCTACGCAGTGTTCGACCATTACTTGACGATAAAAATTATTCTCGAATGGAGACATTGGCAAATGAGTTTCAAAGAGGCATTGGTGTGAAGCTTCAACGTTATTTGATTTTAAAATCTTGGTGGGCCActaattatgtttctgattGGTGGGAAGAATATGTTTATTTACGTGGGCGATCTCCTATCATGGTGAATTCAAACTTTTATGGTATTGATGCGATTCTTATGTATCCTACTCATGTACAAGTTGCCCGTGCTGCAAGTGTTATTTATTCGTGTCTGCAGTATCGACGACTCATTGAACGCCAAGAATTAGAACCG ATATTAATTCAAGGTTTGGTGCCTCTCTGTTCATGGCAATACGAAAGACTATTCAATACTACAAGAGTGCCAGGGCTTGAAACAgataaaattgtacattatCAGGATTCTAAACATATTGTTGTATATCACAAGGGAAAATATTTCAAGGTCCTTATTTATCACAAAAGCAGAATCCTTCAAGCTTGTGAAATTGAAAT aCAAATGCAACAAATTTTAGATGATAAATCAGAACCATCAGAAGGTGAAGAGAAATTGGCTGCATTAACAGCTGGTGAAAGAACTGCATGGGCAATAGCTAGAGAAGAATTTTTCTCAAAAGGAGTAAATAAAGCATCTTTAGATCTTATTGAAAAAGCAGCATTTATAGTTGCACTAGATGATGTACCATATGTATACGATCCA GAAGATCCAGATAAATTAGATCAATATGGTAGAATTTTATTGCATGGTAAAGGATATGACAGATGGTTCGATAAATCATTTACTTTATGTATAGGAAGTAATGGCAGA ACTGGCTTTAATGCAGAACATTCATG GGCTGATGCACCTATTATGGGATCTCTATGGGAATATGTTATCGCTAATGATGTGGAAATGGG atataagGAAGATGGATATAATAAGGGAGTACCAGAGTTCACACCTCCACCTCCTGTTCGACTTCAGTGGGATTTGAATCCAAAGTGCATAGCCGCAATTGAAGAATCAAACCAA GTTGCACAGAACTTATTAAATGATGTCGAATTACGTATTTATGTACATGATGCGTACGGTAAAGGGTTTATGAAAGTTAATTCAATGTCACCAGATGCATACATACAAATGGCCTTACAGTTAGCGTATTTCCGTGATTCTggtaaatttaatttaacttaTGAAGCTTCTATGACCAGACTGTTTCGGGAAGGAAGAACAGAAACTGTGAGGCCATGTACAATTGAATCTACGAATTGGGTAAAAGCAATGGAGAGTAAAAACACAACT GTTGAGACTAAGTATGATTTATTGATGGCAGCAGCAAAACAGCATCAAAAAGGTTATCAAGATGCTATGTGCGGTAAAGGAATAGATAGACATTTATTTTGTCTATATGTAGTATCTAAATATTTAGAAGTAGACTCTCCTTTCTTAAAG GAAGTTTTAAGTGAACCATGGAAATTATCTACTTCACAAACGCCACATGGGCAAACATCATTAATAAACTTGAAAAAACATCCAAATTGTATCTCTGCAGGAGGTGGCTTTGGTCCTGTAGCTGATGATGGTTATGGCGTTTCGTATATTATTGCTGGAGAAAATcttatatttttccatatttcaTGCAAACGTAATTCTCCAGAAACA aatGCAGCTAGATTTGCAAAACAAATAGAAAAAGCATTAGCTGATATGAAGAATCTGTTTCTTGAAAGAAAAAAGCTGCAAACTCAAAAGAATGGTTCTACATAA
- the whd gene encoding carnitine O-palmitoyltransferase whd isoform X2 translates to MAEAHSAVAFSFSITHEGWDVNFDREVLHLVWQSGIRSWKKRFFRFVNNLRSGVYPASLESLWFTIALVTAIHFAGYKVPYDLVEKAAPYLSGSSILAHLAGSFIVGLFLWLIVIYIMRYILKLLLMYKGWMYESREKRSNASRVTKLWSTLVKLFFGWHKPMLYSFQGSLPRLPLPLVENTMKRYLRSVRPLLDDKNYSRMETLANEFQRGIGVKLQRYLILKSWWATNYVSDWWEEYVYLRGRSPIMVNSNFYGIDAILMYPTHVQVARAASVIYSCLQYRRLIERQELEPILIQGLVPLCSWQYERLFNTTRVPGLETDKIVHYQDSKHIVVYHKGKYFKVLIYHKSRILQACEIEIQMQQILDDKSEPSEGEEKLAALTAGERTAWAIAREEFFSKGVNKASLDLIEKAAFIVALDDVPYVYDPEDPDKLDQYGRILLHGKGYDRWFDKSFTLCIGSNGRTGFNAEHSWADAAVMSHMWEYVISQEITNREYKEDGYNKGVPEFTPPPPVRLQWDLNPKCIAAIEESNQVAQNLLNDVELRIYVHDAYGKGFMKVNSMSPDAYIQMALQLAYFRDSGKFNLTYEASMTRLFREGRTETVRPCTIESTNWVKAMESKNTTVETKYDLLMAAAKQHQKGYQDAMCGKGIDRHLFCLYVVSKYLEVDSPFLKEVLSEPWKLSTSQTPHGQTSLINLKKHPNCISAGGGFGPVADDGYGVSYIIAGENLIFFHISCKRNSPETNAARFAKQIEKALADMKNLFLERKKLQTQKNGST, encoded by the exons ATGGCGGAAGCACATTCAGCTGTAGCATTTAGTTTTTCTATTACTCATGAGGGATGGGATGTTAATTTTGATAGAGAAGTTTTACATTTAGTATGGCAATCAGGTATCCGTTCTTGGAAGAAAAGATTTTTTAGATTTGTT AATAACTTGAGAAGTGGTGTATACCCTGCCTCCTTAGAAAGTTTATGGTTCACTATAGCTTTGGTAACTGCAATACATTTTGCTGGCTACAAAGTACCTTATGACCTTGTTGAAAAAGCTGCACCATATCTTTCAGG ATCTTCAATATTAGCACACTTAGCAGGATCATTTATAGTTGGGTTGTTTTTGTGGTTgatagtaatatatataatgcGATACATCTTGAAGTTATTACTTATGTACAAAGGATGGATGTATGAGTCAAGAGAAAAAAGGTCCAATGCTTCAAGAGTTACTAAGTTGTGGTCCACATTAGTGAAGTTGTTCTTTGGATGGCACAAACCAATGCTGTATAGTTTTCAAGGATCATTGCCACGACTACCATTACCTTTAGTGGAAAATACAATGAAACGG TACCTACGCAGTGTTCGACCATTACTTGACGATAAAAATTATTCTCGAATGGAGACATTGGCAAATGAGTTTCAAAGAGGCATTGGTGTGAAGCTTCAACGTTATTTGATTTTAAAATCTTGGTGGGCCActaattatgtttctgattGGTGGGAAGAATATGTTTATTTACGTGGGCGATCTCCTATCATGGTGAATTCAAACTTTTATGGTATTGATGCGATTCTTATGTATCCTACTCATGTACAAGTTGCCCGTGCTGCAAGTGTTATTTATTCGTGTCTGCAGTATCGACGACTCATTGAACGCCAAGAATTAGAACCG ATATTAATTCAAGGTTTGGTGCCTCTCTGTTCATGGCAATACGAAAGACTATTCAATACTACAAGAGTGCCAGGGCTTGAAACAgataaaattgtacattatCAGGATTCTAAACATATTGTTGTATATCACAAGGGAAAATATTTCAAGGTCCTTATTTATCACAAAAGCAGAATCCTTCAAGCTTGTGAAATTGAAAT aCAAATGCAACAAATTTTAGATGATAAATCAGAACCATCAGAAGGTGAAGAGAAATTGGCTGCATTAACAGCTGGTGAAAGAACTGCATGGGCAATAGCTAGAGAAGAATTTTTCTCAAAAGGAGTAAATAAAGCATCTTTAGATCTTATTGAAAAAGCAGCATTTATAGTTGCACTAGATGATGTACCATATGTATACGATCCA GAAGATCCAGATAAATTAGATCAATATGGTAGAATTTTATTGCATGGTAAAGGATATGACAGATGGTTCGATAAATCATTTACTTTATGTATAGGAAGTAATGGCAGA ACTGGCTTTAATGCAGAACATTCATG GGCAGATGCTGCAGTGATGTCACATATGTGGGAGTACGTGATATCTCAGGAGATCACCAATAGAGA atataagGAAGATGGATATAATAAGGGAGTACCAGAGTTCACACCTCCACCTCCTGTTCGACTTCAGTGGGATTTGAATCCAAAGTGCATAGCCGCAATTGAAGAATCAAACCAA GTTGCACAGAACTTATTAAATGATGTCGAATTACGTATTTATGTACATGATGCGTACGGTAAAGGGTTTATGAAAGTTAATTCAATGTCACCAGATGCATACATACAAATGGCCTTACAGTTAGCGTATTTCCGTGATTCTggtaaatttaatttaacttaTGAAGCTTCTATGACCAGACTGTTTCGGGAAGGAAGAACAGAAACTGTGAGGCCATGTACAATTGAATCTACGAATTGGGTAAAAGCAATGGAGAGTAAAAACACAACT GTTGAGACTAAGTATGATTTATTGATGGCAGCAGCAAAACAGCATCAAAAAGGTTATCAAGATGCTATGTGCGGTAAAGGAATAGATAGACATTTATTTTGTCTATATGTAGTATCTAAATATTTAGAAGTAGACTCTCCTTTCTTAAAG GAAGTTTTAAGTGAACCATGGAAATTATCTACTTCACAAACGCCACATGGGCAAACATCATTAATAAACTTGAAAAAACATCCAAATTGTATCTCTGCAGGAGGTGGCTTTGGTCCTGTAGCTGATGATGGTTATGGCGTTTCGTATATTATTGCTGGAGAAAATcttatatttttccatatttcaTGCAAACGTAATTCTCCAGAAACA aatGCAGCTAGATTTGCAAAACAAATAGAAAAAGCATTAGCTGATATGAAGAATCTGTTTCTTGAAAGAAAAAAGCTGCAAACTCAAAAGAATGGTTCTACATAA
- the cin gene encoding molybdenum cofactor synthesis protein cinnamon, which produces MDSIRFGLLTVSDSCYKCENEDKSGYEIEQCIKDEKSDIAKILRGEVCYKHIVPDDKFTIKEYLISWSSNGQVDVILTIGGTGFSKRDVTPEATKQIIQKEAPGIIAAMLISNLKITPLAMLSRGVCGIRNKTLIINLPGSPKAAKECLSVIASAIPHAVDLIRDNKERIKDTHANVQNNIVAEIPLSQGQDKITSCLASIVERSRESPYPMISVEEALQLIHEHAELLNLNGTSEEDLEKCHGRILSGDLYSKYDLPPFRASIKDGYAVLASDGKGRRKVLSGIKAGDTATAIKLERGICVRVNTGAPIPDDATAVVQVEDTKLLKGTSDSMEEKEIEIMTEIQPGQDIRPIGCDIKKGELILKSGTKLGAIELGLAAACGYKKILVTDLPKIGVLSTGDELQCPGTTLMPGHIYDSNKITLLTMLRENGFDPLDMGIALDDESIMVHKIKHALKQVDVLITSGSVSMGDRDMLKPILQYYFNATIHFGRVNMKPGKPTTFATCFFQNKKKYLLCLPGNPVSATVTMNLFALPLLKQLCKDFSMPTIVSAKLMSSYKLDPRPEYARAILKWNDVDTLPLAYSTGNQISSKLLSCKNANALLILPGCKAEKTVLQQGEVVQAMLLGFTQWS; this is translated from the exons ATGGATTCAATAAGATTCGGATTATTAACAG TTAGTGATAGCTGCTATAAATGTGAAAATGAAGATAAAAGTGGATATGAAATAGAACAATGTATTAAAGATGAAAAGTCTGATATTGCAAAGATTTTAAGAGGTGAAGTATGTTATAAACATATCGTTCCTGATGACAAATTTACAATAAAG GAATATCTAATTTCATGGAGCAGTAATGGACAAGTAGATGTTATTCTTACAATCGGTGGAACAGGATTTTCTAAAAGAGATGTAACTCCTGAAGCAACAAAACAAATTATTCAAAAGGAAGCTCCTGGAATAATTGCAGCTATGCTAATATCCAATCTAAAAATCACTCCATTGGCTATGTTATCTAG AGGTGTATGTGGAATACGAAATAAAACATTGATTATAAATTTACCGGGATCACCAAAAGCTGCAAAGGAATGCTTAAGCGTAATCGCATCTGCTATACCACATGCTGTTGACTTAATTAGAGATAATAAGGAAAGAATAAAAGATACGCATGCAAATGTGCAAAATAACATTGTTGCAGAAATTCCCTTGTCACAAGGACAAGATAAAATTACG TCATGTTTAGCTAGTATAGTTGAACGCAGTAGAGAATCTCCATATCCAATGATTTCTGTGGAAGAAGCTCTACAGTTAATACATGAACATGCAGAACTGTTAAATTTGAATGGTACATCAGAGGAGGATCTAGAAAAATGTCATGGCAGGATATTGAGTGGTGATCTATATTCTAAGTATGATTTACCACCATTTAGAGCCTCTATTAAAGATGGTTATGCAGTCTTAGCAAGCGATGGAAAAGGCAGAAGAAAAGTACTAAGTGGAATAAAAGCAGGAGACACT GCCACTGCGATTAAACTTGAACGTGGCATATGTGTAAGAGTAAATACAGGTGCTCCAATTCCAGATG atgCAACAGCAGTTGTGCAAGTTGAAGATACTAAACTTTTAAAGGGAACTTCAGATAGTATGGAGGAGAAGGAAATCGAAATTATGACAGAAATACAACCAGGCCAGGACATTAG GCCAATTGGTTGCGATATTAAAAAAGGAGAATTAATTTTGAAGTCAGGAACAAAACTTGGAGCAATAGAATTAGGGCTTGCTGCTGCATGTGGTTACAAAAAGATATTAGTCACTGATCTTCCAAAAATTGGTGTATTATCTACAGGAGATGAATTACAATGCCCTGGGACTACTTTAATGCCAGGACACATATATGATAgtaataaaattacattattaACAATGTTAAGGGAAAATGGTTTTGATCCTTTGGACATGGGCATTGCATTGGATGA TGAGAGCATTATGGTACATAAGATTAAACATGCTCTAAAACAAGTCGACGTACTCATAACATCGGGTTCTGTATCAATGGGCGATAGAGATATGCTGAAGCctattttacaatattattttaatgctactatacatTTCG GACGAGTAAACATGAAACCTGGGAAACCAACTACTTTTGCAACATGCTTTttccaaaataagaaaaaatatttattgtgtTTGCCGGGTAATCCAGTTTCTGCGACTGTTACTATGAATTTATTTGCATTGCCTTTACTAAAGCAATTATGCAAAGACTTTTCCATGCCAACGATTGTGTCAGCAAAA TTAATGTCATCTTATAAGTTGGATCCACGTCCGGAGTATGCAAGAGCAATTTTAAAATGGAATGATGTAGATACTTTGCCATTAGCTTACAGTACTGGAAATCAAATTAGTAGTAAATTACTTAGCTGTAAAAATGCAAATGCATTATTAATATTACCAGGATGTAAAGCAGAAAAAACTGTATTACAACAAGGGGAGGTGGTACAAGCAATGTTGTTGGGATTTACGCAATGGTCATAA